From the Gouania willdenowi chromosome 19, fGouWil2.1, whole genome shotgun sequence genome, one window contains:
- the LOC114481333 gene encoding zinc finger protein 16-like, whose translation MSKLERMNARVTKLLTEAVQEVLDLVNETVTEYKERTIRTQRENESLRRRLQELQDRIECTPAVATKESNNKPESINDMQDVMGIQQHNSHITSTEPTLSSHQTHCSVKQEYEDVKSWSETSSHADSVLVKVSVENYEASEEVMHNNENVETVQKSHMNTETAVSSNNVFKSSFLEINEADVKNESESTSEEALIQQQYTGVKDWTLNSPGHSPVQTQGSLVSADPCGPVLVASSQSVPRRHGLVPTSGAAFDGRHYGKQHLSRENFHVCFVCGKIFNRVGNLRIHQRCHTGEKPYGCIQCGRRFSQAGDLKKHKRVHTGEKPYQCNHCGKSFSRGENLKRHQRIHIGETLLLQQSWVNLHQ comes from the exons ATGTCTAAACTGGAACGTATGAACGCTCGTGTGACCAAACTACTGACTGAAGCTGTGCAAGAGGTTCTGGACTTGGTGAATGAAACGGTGACAGAATACAAAGAAAGAACAATCCGGACTCAGAGAGAGAATGAGAGTCTGAGGAGACGATTGCAGGAGCTCCAGGACAGAATAGAATGTACAC CTGCTGTGGCTACAAAGGAATCCAATAATAAACCTGAGTCAATAAATGACATGCAGGATGTGATGGGGATTCAACAACACAACTCACATATCACGAGCACAGAACCAACACTAAGCAGTCACCAAACACACTGCAGTGTGAAGCAGGAATATGAAGATGTAAAAAGCTGGAGTGAAACTTCTTCACATGCAGATAGTGTGTTGGTAAAGGTGTCAGTGGAAAACTATGAAGCATCAGAGGAGGTGATGCACAATAATGAGAATGTAGAAACTGTTCAAAAATCACATATGAACACGGAAACTGCAGTTTCATCAAACAATGTGTTTAAATCATCCTTTTTAGAGATAAATGAAGCTGATGTGAAAAATGAATCAGAATCAACATCAGAGGAAGCATTGATTCAACAGCAGTATACTGGAGTTAAGGATTGGACCTTAAACTCTCCTGGTCACAGCCCAGTTCAGACACAAGGGTCACTGGTTAGTGCGGATCCTTGTGGACCCGTGTTGGTCGCTTCTAGTCAGAGTGTTCCCAGGAGACATGGGTTGGTACCGACCAGCGGGGCTGCGTTTGATGGGAGACACTATGGAAAGCAGCACCTGAGCAGAGAAAACTTtcacgtttgttttgtgtgCGGGAAAATATTCAACAGGGTTGGGAATCTAAGGATCCACCAGCGATGTCACACGGGAGAGAAACCGTACGGCTGCATACAGTGTGGGAGGCGTTTCAGTCAGGCAggagacttaaaaaaacataagagagtccacacaggagagaaaccgtaCCAATGCAACCATTGTGGCAAGAGCTTCAGTCGTGGAGAGAACCTGAAGAGACACCAACGGATCCACATTGGAGAGACTTTGCTGCTGCAGCAATCGTGGGTCAATCTACACCAGTGA